The genomic region aatttcctcaacacaatagtttagattttatttcatgtatgttagattgaatgcaagatctgataagtattgatttGTGGTGAATCTTCGCTCATACTTTTGATGGACAgaggatttttgttcattgtgtaaagttagtctgagctttcctttgtgtatgcttaactttcaatcataagcacatcccttgaagattgcatccactttgtgtagttgtcctaagtgaggcgaagcaaagtgtggttattgagttcaccaaatcaataccatcTCTTGAATTcctaggaatagattagaactCCTAAACCCTCGTCTCCTTTTCAGTTTTTCATGATCCAAGTCCCGAATGATAAAGCTTCATTGTCtaaaccttcattgtgaattgaacaatcCAAGTGTAAGaccctttgtgtattaccaacatatcacaacgcccattgagcttatccacacgtcaagacctaacaaaagaaaccttagaatcgccatatgatcttctagcaTTTTTAGCATACGCAatgattttgttcaagaggataaattatctttgggtactttattctaatgttcggtatatgataaaacgtacaccaacacgaCTCACACACACTCCAAACTCACACAATACTCTTTACAACCTTATTACAACTCACTACAATGCTCTTACTGTAAGGGGCTGCTGTCTCAGGGAGATCAGTAggcttctggggttgtaagtcccttgttattctcagtaggtggaagttgtggtgattgacaaatggttagtgccaagctacagttgtgtgagaattggacgaaaaacttatatatgggggtTGGTTGAAAGAATAGTCGAGtgccaggagtgcaccaaggtggtctgcggtagacacctcctcctaggggtgaagaagagtaaccctgccctctagtctcagggagatagaggtcctacatggacattaggggtgaagtTGAGTAGCCCCGCTTATCATTGGATGGTGAGGTTTACTggtggatgcattctcatggtccctatctcagtgaagtggagtaactgagccaatgttggggatgactcccGGGGAGTTGTCTATGACCCGAGGACTAGGGAAGCGGAGTACCTAGGCCCTTGCGAGAAGGATGATCGTGAAATGGATTGTCCCGGTTGGGGAAatggagtacccaagatcttgtaagggggatGGCCGTGCAATGGGCTATCTATGTTGGAATGTTGGAGCTTGAGAGTTGGGCAAGCTATGTGGGTTGAATTGCAAAGCCAGAAGTCCAtgtgtcttgtggaacaagtggggtgatgtgcTGGGCACGCACCTAGGTTACCTGAAGTGGGATTTGCATTGAGATCTGGgatctcaaggccctagagtgggggtcGAGTGTGGCAGTAGGGACCGGGTTCCGAAAGTGTGGTCATGTTGAGCCAAGCCATGAGGCGAGTCCAAGAGGGTGACaaagatggatgagttgcatgaccGAAAAGAGGACATGGTCCGTAGGCGAGTTGTTCTAGGAGCACAACCGAGTTGAAGGAGAGTTCAGCGACCAAGGAtattggattggatcatggagagaagagcttggtgcccaagtaggagtgcaaggtgttATGTCAATCTGAGAGACTTAGACTGGGTGTTTGCATGGAGCTGGTTATTGTGCATAGGATGTATAGGGAACCGGGTTCACCAGTGAAGCCATGTAGGCATAGGCTAGGGGCCCAAAGCAGTGTGACTTGGAGTCCTCGTTCAGGAAGGGGGTTTGAGTTGTGTACTGGGTAAGCCGTTGCGGGCTCATGAGAGAGTCAGTAGTGCGCCAGGTTGAGTTCCGAAGGAGACAAGGTCTTCGTGGATTAGGAGTCTATATGAGAAGCTGCCGCCAGGGGCGAGGTGCAGTGGTATCTGTActggtgtttcaagagtggacgttgATCTAGGGGCAGGAACTTGTAATCGGATGCTTGGGAAGTATTCGGGGTAGTGACCAGCGACaaagttggaattgtttgtagaccggGCCAAGGGCCATCTCTTCATAACAATAAAGCTATCTATTGCCCCAGTATTGTGTTCATTGCGTGGAGATGGACAAACAGGAAGCTAGCTCAGGGAGTCTAGTCgtcccatgagatatgtttggtgcttgagggttcagaggcgctgagggaggccaacatggggcACCAGTACTATGGGAGTACTGGGCATGCTCAAGGAGTGTGCAGAGTTGGAGCCGGAGGACTTAAGGAGTTCCGGAAGGGTCAGTGTTAGTAGTcagggtcttatgggggactcaagaAGACGAAGGCATAGGGGAGACCTGTAAGCTTGTACCAGGGGTGCAAGGATGATGCGACAAGATAGTGCTAGAGTAGAGTCAgggacttgaagggagtgctaggAGCATCAGGATGAAGGAAACCCATGAGGgggttggcatgcacttctattcCGCATGGGTGTGTGTTAATGAGGTCAagtggtggacacttgaaaagggaTGGCGTAGTCTGGAAACAAGAAAGGACTTGTCTGCAATGGAAATCGTGAGTAAGGTTTGCCAGTGCCGCATGAGGTTggacctcctttggaaggaaaaagcttgtttgggcagCAGGTCAGTCTAGCCCCGTGACACTTACAATGTTCCCTCGAGATTTATTTTAATCCCAACTCCCAAGAATATTGTTTTATCTCCCATATATTACAACTTTTCTTTTGTGGTGCCCCTCAACACGTTGAGATTATATTTCCCTTCTCTTTTCAGTACACTATTGCACGTTCATGACTCTAAATATTCCTAAAACACACTTGAGATAGAAACACACTAACATTATTTTGTATCTATCTATATTGGCTGTCCATGGAAGTCAAAAGATCAAAATGAAGATTTGATTGACCCAAGTTCTCTCTACCGGATGAAGGTTTGCAAGAGCTTACTCATTTATACAATAATTTCTATTGTTCatttttaagtattttaaatcttgTTAGTTAATTTCTTTATATTTCTATTATCTAATATTTGCTGACATGTTTATCTaataattgcaaagatagatttcAACACTTTCTTCTTGTTTTGTGCGTTTCATACAACAAAACAACGCTAAACAGGTTCCTTGCCTTTTTGTATTTTTCCACTTTTTATCAAAAAGTTATGTTTGCATTTTTGTTTTGGTAAATTTTTACCAGCCTCATTTTAGTAAACATTTTAGCtaattatttatattttgtttattagaaGTTAAACTGAATTATATTAGTGTATTGGGTGAGGTTAACTCTCAAAGAAGATTTCCTTTGCAGAAGTTAACTTTGTCTTACATTACAGATATAATTACATCAAAACGATAACAGCTATGACCTCGCAAAATTGGTTAGACGTGAAATTCCAGAGAAAAGGCAGGTCATCAAAAATAGGGGCGCCCACTAGTGACAGTCTTAACAAACTAATAGAACAAAAGATTTTTTGTTCACGCTAAAAAAGGAATGATGTCCTACATTCTACAAATCCACATGATATCGAATGTATACCAGTTTAATGAAAAACATGAAGAGTTTCGGTTCTCAAATTAGCTCACCAAATGCCTGTTCAAAAAACAACTAATATTAGCGAACATATAACCTTTAATCTAAATCATTAACAAGCAATACCATAGTAAGGCAAAACCACCAAACTAATATGCAATTGAAAATATATCATGTACCATAAGCAGATTCTACTCTTCATTACAGATTATAACATGGTGAAAACTGATTTTTAACACATTGACTAGAAAACAACGAAGTGCCATTACGAGCTCACAATTAAAGACAGAAGAAAAAAAGAATATGGGTTACTGGAAGTTTTTTGTATAATTATGCCAATTAACAGACCTGAAATCAATATCCAGCATAAAAAATATCATAACAAAAACATGTTAATTTATCCAATGAAGATTTAACATACTAAATCATCcaaaaattattaatattaataaccCCAAAGACAATCCAATCAAGGGCCGATTTTAAGAAATAGATGCACACCCAAAACATACCAAGTTTGTCCGTGTAGAAAGGAATGTGCAACCTAAGCGAATCTATGTATGCAAAGAGAATAATTGGTGCCCGTAAATTCATAGTGATGACTCATGCAATGCCTGTTCAGAAAAATGAATGTATATTATAGGCCAGTACATGATGCATGCCATGGCAACAATGATCATAGTTCATTgcacaatcaacaacataaaaaaaatggaacccCAAACGAGTAGATGAGTGATTTTGATGTAAAGCTTGCATCAACATGAGATCCAGTGCAAATGGGAAAAAAATATTCATTGTCATACGACTTTGTAACAAATAATGAACCTTTCTGGTTCACGAGTCAAACAAATAACTTCTTGCATGTTAGATTTTTTATAGTTCAGGTGTCCATGCCCCAGGGTGCACTACCAATACTTTTCAATCCAGGCAAAAGCCTCAGAATCACTACATCCAAGCAAGAGTTGGAAGTAGGCAATACCTCGATGTGCAAGATTTTGTCACCACAGAAGAATAAAAAAAAACTTTACACTATTCTTCCTCTGATGTTAATGTTCACATATACATCATTCTGGGGTACACACCTTCAAAGAAAACGAAGGATACAACTCAAATTCTGAAGCATGTTCTGACATATTTTATGCCCAATGTCAGATTTACTGATATCAAAAGTTTTACTTTAAAAAGCCGCCTCCTTTTTACTGTGATAACTTCACTGAAAGAAGCCAATATTCATTTGGCCTGACAAGCAAGGCTTAAAAAAAGCTGTACAGCACACAAGATCCACTGATTCAACCTCCAAATAAACATAGCCCTGAGGAAATCCTAATCTGAGCCAGAAATGCCAGCTAGTACATACATCTCACAAATATCACTAGAAGTGTGTTCATAAGACAATATTAAGACCTAACAGATAAAGCACAGATTAGCAGGAAAATATAGCATAGAAATAAAACCAGAAGCTTGCAAGAATAAGTACTGAAGCACCAACTTAACCAACTACTTGATGTGAAATAACACCTCCAGTGGCATCAACAAGCTGACGCTGCTTAGATGGATGTTCGATCTTACTTCCACTCCCTGATTAATTTCCTCTTAGACCAAAGCTCCCACCACCACGTCCACTGGAGCGACCACGCCTAGCATGGCTGTGGTCTCTACCACGATAACCGTGACTACCTCTGTGCTCACCTGACCAGGATGAACCACCATGTGGGGTAATGCTAGGGTTTATTTCATGGTTATCACCATTTCTAGATGCCAAACCTGCCTTTGGTTGATAGAATTCTAGAGGTTTTTGACTTGAGATTGGCTGAGAATGTACTTGTAAATTTTGTTTGGTCAGATTGCTGTTTATTAATGGTTGCTGTTTGCTTGTATCTTGTCTATGATGTTGGCCAGCTCCCAAAGATGACTCTGAATTCCTTGGTATAGAGGTATCATGCTGTTTGCGGCTCTGCACATTAGCAGTTTGGGGATGTTCTTCATATCCATCAGTTACTCGTGTACCAGATCTTGTGCCAGCCCCAGTTTGTTGCCAATGGCCATGATTGGCCTGTCGACGCTGCTGATATGACATAGAATTTGCAATTTGTTTAGGCTGTTCTTTGTCAGTTGTTTGTCTATCTGGATGTGTCAACTTCAATTGCTGCTGGGATAAACGGCCAGTATGTGTTCTATCAACATCAGAGTTCAGATTCTGATTTTTCCCTTCAAATTGATTTGGTGAAGCAGGTACCTGCTGCCCAAAAGAATGCTCCTGCAACTGATGCTTCTTTGTTGATGATAGTGGTCCTTCCTGCTGATCACAGATAGTTTTTAGATGTTCAGGCACTCTAGTTTCCGAGTCATGTTGCTCCTCATTCGAATCCATCTTTAGTTGGTGGGTATCAGGTTGGCCAGAGATAAGTTTTTGATGCAAATGGTGCTCTTTATGATCTGCTGACCCTTGTGGCTTTGGAGTCCATGCAGATGACCTAGGTCGCTGATGAACAAAACTCTGTTCAACACGGTGATTTTCCTCACTTTCCTCACTTACTCCAGTAACTCTAGTGAACTGATGGTTTCCTTCCATATAAACTTGGCGACCAGAAAACTTTTGTGACTTTGGACGGGACCTGTTTGCCTGATAGAAACGTTGGTCATGCATGTTCTGATCTCTCTTATAAGCCAGCTGAGGTTCCTGATCCTTTGCAGAATTGCTTGTCTGCAAATGAGGCTCTGATGCAAGTTGTGTACTCTGCTCtgcttcacattgaaggatttgttgCTTGTTTGATTGAACAGCAACAGAATTTGGCAACTCTTCAACATGTCTTGGTTTTTGCAAGTCTGGCTGGTGTGGTTGAGGATGAATTTCAATCCCTTCTGACTTGAAACCCTTTGTTTCTATATGAGTGTGCCTTGTTCTGGAGACAGTCACTTCATTTGTTTGCAAGGGCAAAGCACTTTCACCTTCAATGCTCTGGTGAGTATGAGACACCTTAGTATTTTCTCGGATTTCATTTGAATTTCTCTGACGCCATGAGCCATTTTGCTTTCCCTGCTTTCCAGATATATGCCCTTTATTTTCACCAAAGGACGAATGTTGCTGTTGTGTTTCACTAGTAACTACATTTTTCACCGCACCGTGCTTGTTTTTCTGATCCATTTGATCTCGAGCAGAAAAAGATGACCCAGCTACAAAATGTTGGCAATTTTCATTATGTTGTGCTTGCTCCTTTGCAACAGGTTTTGGAACATAACGCTCTATTTCAGCTCTCTTATTTCTAATCGGGTTTTGTACTACCACTTCACTACTGTCAACTCCAGAAGGTTGTAcctcaatttgatccaatttctGCTTGTCATTTGTAGTAACTTGATGATTTGCTGCACGCACTGGAGCCCACACTCTACCTTCACTTACCTGAGATTTATCAGACACTCTTGCTTCTTGTGATACTCTATATGACCGCTTTGGAAAGTGAGACTTCACTTGAGTAACTCTTCCAGTAGAAGTATCATCTGTTGATTGCAATATTCGATGATCTACCACAGTAGCATCCACAGTATCATGAGTCACACTCGTATCATTTCCACCATTTTGTACAGAACCTAGTTCAGATTTTATATTCTGTATCTCAACACCTTTCTCCACTGCTTTGATTGTATTACTAATTACTAACCCTCCTTCATGTTTTGAATCCCCAGAAATGCTATTTGGTTGCAGTGCCACAATGTGATCATCGTTTGATGACCCTGTTGAACTCACAGTTACAATTGACTTATCAATCTTATTCttgttttttgcatttttgctataTTTCTTCTTGCGGGATATCGAACCATCACCTCCACTGGCAATAGTGTCAGAACTCTTCTCAACTATACAACTGCCTGGTGCTTGCAACATGTTACTCTCACCAGCTAGATTGACAGAATTTCCACTATCTGGTGAAATGATCTGCTCTGTTTTATCCAAAATAGATGATTGAGAACCAGAAGATTTTTGCTCAAAAACATATTGTTTTGCCTTCTGACGGGACCAAGCTTGTTTTGGAAATTCAGGCTGACTGACTTGGCCAGCAACTGAAGAAGAATCTGAACATGTTACTTGAATGTCCTTTTGCAAAGCTTCAGATGTGCTTGGTGAAGTTAAAATAGAAGCGGACACTGGCACAACCAGTACAGGAAGCATGGCAGCATTTTGCAGAGAACTAGTATTAGGATTATTTTCCCTTTGTTTCAAATGGCTCTTCTGGTCATCTGTTTTCAATTGGTATTTTGGATCTTCCCTGCTGACATTGCTAGACCTGCGATAATTTTCTCGTTTGGACCTATCATTTTTCCCACTCTTGACAAGGGCATCACTAGCACTCTTTTCAAGGCTTCCTGGAGTTTCAGATGGCTCTGAAACTTGAACTGGAGGAAGTTCACACACAGCATTATTATTAAGAACATTGTCTGCTTCTCTCAGATTGTCATTCTGCTCCCCATTATTGCTGTAACTGCCTGCTtgatgtttctgtgtatcttcagATACTACTTCCGATCCACTGAATGTTGCAGATGTCATGTTTTCACTTCTAGAATTTCCCACATCCTGAGGTGTTGCAACCCCCAAAGCCCGCCTATTAAGCTCTTCTAACTTTAGAAGGGCCTTAGCCTTCTGTTCTTttatcctctcctcttcttctcttaGCAGCTCCTTTGCACGTTGTGCAGCAGCTTCCTTCAACTTTGCACGCTGCCAAACACCCAAAGATTATACTTAACAACTAACATCAATCCAAGGTCAATCCAACACCATGAAATCATACAATGAAAAAGAATAAAAGTTTGTGAAGATTCACCTGTGCCTCATAATCATGGGAAGCAGGACACTGCTGAATATGAGATTCTCCAGCTGGTTTATCTCCAAAATCTTCAGAGCCAGTTAGAGCATCATCTGCTGTGGAATAAGTAACTATATGTCTATTACCATGAGCACTGTTGGGTTTCGCTGCTTTTAATGCTGACTCCACCACAGGCAGTTTCCTTTTCCATTCACTGTCTCCTTCATGGGCATTAAACCTGCCTTTGGTTGTATTACATTCTTTTTGTAAGGTTTCTTGAATTCCTTTGGGTCCTTGAGTACCGTGCGCTTGCAGGACTGCTCCTTCAGAATCCAGTGTATTTTCTGTTCGGTGATTATCACTGCGCTTAAGTAACTGAACTTTATCACTGATCTTGGGAGTTTCAAGAGATAAATTATTGGACCCTGATGCACTGGATAAACCACCTTTTAATTTAACAGATGTATTTGATGCTAAATTTCTTTCTGGTATAGGCATTGCATTTGATGCTAAATTTCTTTCTGGTATAGGCATTGCAACTACAGAAATTCTATCAGGGCCATCTGTGGAAATATGTTCATCAGATCCTTTCAATGGTGTTACCAATGTCTGTGCCTCTTGGCAAAGAGCATGGTTCCTGCTTGTGGAATAAGATTCTACTTTTTGTTTAGATGCCTCCTCTCCAAACTTTACATCCTCTAGCTGAAATTTCTCAACCGTCGCTACAAATTTCTTTTCATCTTGGGGTAAGCCACCAACTTTCAAGTGATGTTCCAATCCAGTCTGAAAATGATCCACCGAATGTGCAGCCCTGTTTGGGTCAATTTCAGCACAATCACGCTTCCTTTCCTTATTCAAATCTTCAAGCACGGAGGACTTGTAAGAATCCATGCCATCTTTAGTTTTAACTTGAACGTGTTTTTTATCACTCAAGTTTGTCTGCTCAGCTACCCTTGTAACATTGGCCCCTTTCTCATGGTTGCTTTCCAAGACTGAAATCCTGCTATCTTCAAATTCTCGACTTGATAAAGCCTCTTCATCAAAAACAGGTTTGGAAAAATCCATTTTCTCGTCACTACTAACAGTACCCCAATTACGATGGCCACTAAGAGCTGTTCGTGAATTGTCTTTCTCACTTTGAGGATTTCCAGCAGAAAGAGAGGAGTTTCTCCTTGTATTTGAATCCTGGGGATGAAATGGGCGACTATTGTCACTAGAATTATCCGCATCtttagacatccacacatcaaccTGCTTTGAGTAAGTCTTATCTGTCCCTTCAGAAGCAACCCTACCATGAGATGTCAAATCATTTTGTTCTCTTGATAAAGGAAGCAAAGTTGCTGGGCGCACACCAGATCCAGGTCCATTATATTGAAACCGAGGCCCATCAACAGGATGACCCTGATAATGAGGATATCCACCATACATACCAGGCCCAGCCCCCATCCTTGTCATTGCCATCTCTCTTTCATCAATGTTACCATAGTGGGAACTAGGGATTCCCGGAGGTCCATAGTAACCATCAAAAGGTAGTTGATTAGGATACAAACTATTGCCAAGAGGAACACCAGGACGACCTGCCACCATAGGTTGTGCCATATATGGACCATACATTTCACCCTGTCTTCCATACCCACCAGGTCCATGTGGCCTTTGAGCATATGGTACGGGTCCATATTCAAATGCTGGACGTATATAACCAGGTGCTGTGAATGGAAACCTGACTTGTCCACCAGGAGGACCATAGGGAGCAACTGGAGGTCCAGCCCTATGCCATTCTTCTTCTGTTAATTTTGAAGCTGTGCAGTTATTAATCCCATCATCATAATGCCAGGAATCCACTGTGTGTACAAATGTTTTCCTATGAAATCCTTCCTTGGGTGCATGTCCCTCATCTGGAGCTAGCATATCCCTAGGTCTTCTATCCTTACCTGTAGATGCTTCATCTGAAGTACAAAGCAAATTATAGTTACAGATTAATAAACATTGTATGGTTCCTAAAAACAGCAAGGCCTACACAAGTAAGACTTTTGTCATTTTCCTGGGGCTTTGAAATTGGACAAAGGACTAGGATTCTCACCATTCCAATCAGCTAGAGAAGGCTTTAATTTCTCCTTTTGTGCCAAACCTTCAGAAGTCGACATTGGTCGTGTGGTGGAAGCATTGCCTGCCATCATTAGCGTTTAAATAAGTGGCTCATATACACTTTCACAAGAATAAGACAATTAGGCACAAAAAagaaaaatgagacaaaagcagaGTTTATGTAATGCAAGTCATATTATGGTACAGAATATGCAAATCTTTACTATGTTTCTGAAAATTGGTATACCATGCTGTGGACGCAAATCTGGGTTCTTGTCAGACCCAAGAGTCGGAAAGTCAACAGATGTCAGAGTAAATCGAGCAGGCTGAGGATGATTTTCTCCCTGAAAAAGTGAAATGACAAACAACCAACAACAATATCTTTTGAGATACCACCATcacattgaattttgaaatgattcGAAAACATTCCATTAAAGAAATCAAATATGAACAGACGAATTATTAGTGAATATATTGGTAGGAGAAAATGCACTCTATTAAAAACAATTAAACACGAAAAATGAGCTTTCAATACTTCCATCCAACAAAAGTAAGTCTTACAATCTCAACAAGCATTACCAGCTTCTGTGAAGTTCCAGATCCTCCCCATGGAACATTTGATTCAATTGATGAATCTGCAAAACGGGAGAGGTGTGAACTCCCTGGTCTTGATTCCGCACTGCAAGGACGAGTTAGCGTTGATTGTGAATGACCCATGCCCAGTGCCCCTGATGCAGATGAGGGACGGCTCAATCCATAGCTCCATGCATTTGGAGTAGCAGGTTCATGAGAATGGTCACTTCCCGCAGTCGATGGACGAGTACCACTTCCTCCAGATGAAGGACGAGCTGTACTAACATTTGAACGGTTGCCCCCCACTCCAGCATTAGCAGGaggtgatgaagaaaatgaagcagCTCCCCAAGCATTAACAGTAGTAGGAGGTGAGTGGCCAGTGCCCCAGCTAACAGTACCTCTGAGAAAGATTTACGTTGTAGGTATCAGTATGGAGTAAAAGGTCTTTACTTAAAGGATCTAATATAGAAATAGAACTTGTAAGTTCAATGCATTACCGTGTAAGATAAATTTCacacaaaatattacaatatcTGCAATGCTATCGGTATAGCATGCACTGATATAGAATAAATTTGTTAACTTTCTTACACACAAATACCCAGTTTCAAGAATTAGATATTCAAAAGCAAAGAGAATAAAAAGATGTGCCCAATATGTGTAGGGGTTAGTAAGACATTGCAATAACCATCTTAAGGACTTGCATGCTAAAGTCTGCTTCTGGTTTAGCAATGTCAGTGCGCCATTATAAACATTCTGAAGTAATTGAAAACTCAAGTTCAATATGAGATACACACTCAGGAAATTGTTTTCAGGTGATATGACGCCCAGATTTACCATATTTGACATGATTTGAATACTCACCATGCACTTGCAATTTATTTTTGCAGCCAAGTAATTTGCCCATTAACTCATATATCTGTGCTTTGTCAAATTTTTGACAAGATTTGATGAATACTGCTGATTTTTGTGAAAGAAATGaattttagttatttttaatttGCAAGTTTTTGCTAAGTCATCAAGCCAGATTCAAAATTAGCTCTTTAGTTTTGCTGAGTCACAAGTTTTGGAACTCTCTTATATTATTCATCTTCCAAATAGAAACAGAAGATATATGACTCATGGCAGTACCAAAGGCAAGGAAGACACTAATACATCAATCAGAGAAATTGGAGCCCAAACCATGTGATACATGGACGAGGAACTTGTAAGTTACAACAAAATATAAGGAATATATACATGCTATACCTATGAAAAATCCAAATAGGCATGCTCCAGTAACTCGTCTGAATTATTTGTCATGGGTGAGTGAATATATGCTTCATATATCAAATATTCTGACTATTATCCAGAAAATACCATCGGACATCAATTATTTCTTATCGCAtgcttatatattaatattaaatgatTAGCT from Cryptomeria japonica chromosome 3, Sugi_1.0, whole genome shotgun sequence harbors:
- the LOC131068480 gene encoding protein MODIFIER OF SNC1 1 isoform X3, with the protein product MGHSQSTLTRPCSAESRPGSSHLSRFADSSIESNVPWGGSGTSQKLGENHPQPARFTLTSVDFPTLGSDKNPDLRPQHGNASTTRPMSTSEGLAQKEKLKPSLADWNDEASTGKDRRPRDMLAPDEGHAPKEGFHRKTFVHTVDSWHYDDGINNCTASKLTEEEWHRAGPPVAPYGPPGGQVRFPFTAPGYIRPAFEYGPVPYAQRPHGPGGYGRQGEMYGPYMAQPMVAGRPGVPLGNSLYPNQLPFDGYYGPPGIPSSHYGNIDEREMAMTRMGAGPGMYGGYPHYQGHPVDGPRFQYNGPGSGVRPATLLPLSREQNDLTSHGRVASEGTDKTYSKQVDVWMSKDADNSSDNSRPFHPQDSNTRRNSSLSAGNPQSEKDNSRTALSGHRNWGTVSSDEKMDFSKPVFDEEALSSREFEDSRISVLESNHEKGANVTRVAEQTNLSDKKHVQVKTKDGMDSYKSSVLEDLNKERKRDCAEIDPNRAAHSVDHFQTGLEHHLKVGGLPQDEKKFVATVEKFQLEDVKFGEEASKQKVESYSTSRNHALCQEAQTLVTPLKGSDEHISTDGPDRISVVAMPIPERNLASNAMPIPERNLASNTSVKLKGGLSSASGSNNLSLETPKISDKVQLLKRSDNHRTENTLDSEGAVLQAHGTQGPKGIQETLQKECNTTKGRFNAHEGDSEWKRKLPVVESALKAAKPNSAHGNRHIVTYSTADDALTGSEDFGDKPAGESHIQQCPASHDYEAQRAKLKEAAAQRAKELLREEEERIKEQKAKALLKLEELNRRALGVATPQDVGNSRSENMTSATFSGSEVVSEDTQKHQAGSYSNNGEQNDNLREADNVLNNNAVCELPPVQVSEPSETPGSLEKSASDALVKSGKNDRSKRENYRRSSNVSREDPKYQLKTDDQKSHLKQRENNPNTSSLQNAAMLPVLVVPVSASILTSPSTSEALQKDIQVTCSDSSSVAGQVSQPEFPKQAWSRQKAKQYVFEQKSSGSQSSILDKTEQIISPDSGNSVNLAGESNMLQAPGSCIVEKSSDTIASGGDGSISRKKKYSKNAKNKNKIDKSIVTVSSTGSSNDDHIVALQPNSISGDSKHEGGLVISNTIKAVEKGVEIQNIKSELGSVQNGGNDTSVTHDTVDATVVDHRILQSTDDTSTGRVTQVKSHFPKRSYRVSQEARVSDKSQVSEGRVWAPVRAANHQVTTNDKQKLDQIEVQPSGVDSSEVVVQNPIRNKRAEIERYVPKPVAKEQAQHNENCQHFVAGSSFSARDQMDQKNKHGAVKNVVTSETQQQHSSFGENKGHISGKQGKQNGSWRQRNSNEIRENTKVSHTHQSIEGESALPLQTNEVTVSRTRHTHIETKGFKSEGIEIHPQPHQPDLQKPRHVEELPNSVAVQSNKQQILQCEAEQSTQLASEPHLQTSNSAKDQEPQLAYKRDQNMHDQRFYQANRSRPKSQKFSGRQVYMEGNHQFTRVTGVSEESEENHRVEQSFVHQRPRSSAWTPKPQGSADHKEHHLHQKLISGQPDTHQLKMDSNEEQHDSETRVPEHLKTICDQQEGPLSSTKKHQLQEHSFGQQVPASPNQFEGKNQNLNSDVDRTHTGRLSQQQLKLTHPDRQTTDKEQPKQIANSMSYQQRRQANHGHWQQTGAGTRSGTRVTDGYEEHPQTANVQSRKQHDTSIPRNSESSLGAGQHHRQDTSKQQPLINSNLTKQNLQVHSQPISSQKPLEFYQPKAGLASRNGDNHEINPSITPHGGSSWSGEHRGSHGYRGRDHSHARRGRSSGRGGGSFGLRGN